From Malaclemys terrapin pileata isolate rMalTer1 chromosome 15, rMalTer1.hap1, whole genome shotgun sequence:
gtgctgggagccaggactcctgggttctctcccggctctgggaggggagtgggggctggtggttagagcagggggggctgggagccaggactcctgggttctctcccggctctgggaggggagtggaggctgATGGGTtagagaagggggggctgggagccaggactcctgggttctctccccggctctgggaggggagtgggggctggtgggttagagcaggtggggcCTGGGAGCCCCCAAACTCCAGCCTTCTTCTGCCCTCAGGTTCCCCCCCATTCCACTCTGTGGGGCAAAGTCCCTTCCGCTGTTAATTTTTAACCTGaccatctccctgcccccaatcTGACCTCCAGCCACCCTGAGTTTGAAccatggggtggcggggggggggcagctacCCGCCCCCAGCGCAGCTTCTGCCAGGGAACAGGACACGGGGCATTTCCCctggggggaggaatgggggggatgGGAGCCCCGCCCCAGATAACAGGCCCTTATCTGCGGTGAATGGCTGGGCCGGGCgggggcaggggtcagggccgtggggctgggccgggcgccgTGGGGCCGGGGTTTGCGGGGATGGGCCCTAAGCGTGTCCTGCTCCCCGTGGTGGCCTTCCTCGGCCTCCTCTTCCTCGCCGGCCTCCGGCTCCGTGAGTGACACCCCGCCGcgtcccccaccccttccccccaccagccaCCGGCCCTGCCAATGACCCCCCCGGCcgacacacacagccccagcccccctcacatgccccatacacccccctaccccctccctcactcccctgACCTCTGGGCCCCATGGCACTCCCCACCActtgcctccagctccctcaccCCCCGCAGCGACCCCCGCTTGGCACCCACGCCAGCCTCTAACTCTGGGAGTGAGCGGGACAGCCCCACAGACCTGCtctcccccgccacccccccccggtccccccagctccccccggtccccccccccgctgcatgCCGGGCTCTGTATGAATGCCTGGAGGGGCGGATTGTGTcggtccctggggcagggggggctttGCTCCGGCCTGCGTGAGCTGTCGCATGTACTTAGCATGTTCTTAGCATGTCGCCTGCGTGTAGCCTGCCCCTGTGCCTAGACTACTGGCCGGACGCTTGTATGTTGTTAGCATGTGCAAAGCCGGAGGCCGGCAGGGACGCTGCAAGTAGCTCCCCGGGTACATCATGTGTGTCGTtagcgtgtgcacacacacccctgtgcaaACCAGGGAGACCattgggaatgtgggggggactGTCTGCCTGTCCGCGTGTCTGAGCtctgtccttccccccccccggcctggaacagcagagctgcagctctCGGCCTGCGTTCGGGGCGGGCGGCCCTGTGCCTGGCtcgggggcagagaggagatggCCCCCCGTGAACAGGACGGGAAGGTGAGAACCCCCCTTGTGctcccccccaaaccctgccccaaatctggcccccctcccatccctaactcctgcccccaaccccaccccaaaacCTCCCCAGCCCTCCCTTCCACCTGTCCCACTTCCTgatcctgacacccccccccccccccgccgccccacaGAGAACCTGTCTGCTGTATTCCCTCTGCAGCCGCCCCTTCTCGGCTCCcgcctgccccttcccaggcaTGGGACCCTCCCTCCGCCCCGGGCTCCCCGCTGCCCAGGCCAAGGCTTCCAGATCGGCCGCCTCCTGGCGGCCTTCAGGGGCTGCGTGACACCGGAGGGCGAAATCCTGCTGCAACAGTATCTGGCCGGCTGGAAAGAACTAATCAAGTGAGTCCATCCCTGTGTAactggccgccccgccccagaggtggctgcatctcagcgccgggcgaggggtctcCATGTAactggccgccccgccccagaggtggctgcatctcagcgccaggcGAGGGGTCTCCATGTAACCGGCCGCCCCgctccagaggtggccgcatctcagcgccgggcgaggggtccccgtgtaactagccaccccgccccagaggtggccgcatctcagcgccgggcgaggtgTCCATGGATAACCGGCCGCCCCGTcccagaggtgggcgcatctCAGGGCCGGGCGAGGTGTCCCTGGGGAACTGGCCatcccgccccagaggtgggcgcatctcagcgccgggcgaggggtccctgtgtaACCGGCCatcccgccccagaggtggctgcgtctcagcACCGGGCGAGGGGTACCTGGGTAACCAgccatcccaccccagaggtggctgcatctcagcgccgggcgaggggtctcCATGTAactggccgccccgccccagaggtggctgcatctcagcgccaggcGAGGGGTCTCCATGTAACCGGCCGCCCCgctccagaggtggccgcatctcagcgccgggcgaggggtccccgtgtaactagccaccccgccccagaggtggccgcatctcagcgccgggcgaggtgTCCATGGATAACCGGCCGCCCCGTcccagaggtgggcgcatctCAGGGCCGGGCAAGGTGTCCCTGGGTAACcggccgccccaccccagaggtcaCCACATCTCAGCGCCAGGCGAGGGCTCAgctgtcccctctctctctctctctccccgcctcACCCCAGACTGATTGATGCTCTGGGGGCCGCGTTCGGGCTCCTGGCCCGGGAGACGCAGACAAAGATGGCGATCCTGGAGGGACACCGCTCGGGGCCGCACGCCCCTCACTACCACACCCTGCAGGCCATGGTGGCCTTTGAGCTGCGGCGCGGCCGGGTGGGGCTCCGGGTGCTGCCCCCGGACCAGCCCCCCTCGGGGAGCCGGACCCTGCTGCGCCTCCACCGGGCCCTCAAGTGGCTGGAACTGTTCCTGGGCAAGCTGGGCCGCAGTGGGGTAGAGGAAGACCCCTCCCAGCTGTGTGCCGAGGCCTACCAGGCGGCCCTGGCCCGGTACCATGGCTGGTGGGTGCGGCAGGCGGCCGAGCTGGCCTTCCTGGCCCTGCCCTCGCGCCGGGAGCTGTACGGGCTCGTCTGTGccgagggggagaaggaggcccGGGCCATGCTCCTGGACGCCGTCGGCACCATCGCCAGGGTGTATAACATCACCCAGCAGCTCTACGCCACCCACGGCCTCTTGGAGCTGCCCTGAGCGGCCGCCGGGGGGCGCCAAAGAGGACAAGTTGGGGGGCACCGGGTCTGCTCAGCCttagggcggggactggctggctcaggggggcggggaatggggcaggggcctgtcccctctagggggcgccggctcccacccggccccagggcggggactggctggctcaggggggcggggaatggggcaggggcctgtcccctctagggggcgccggctcccacctggccccagggcggggattggctggctcaggggcagggaatggggcaggggcctgtcccctctagggcaGGGCGTTGGGCGCGGTTGTGAACCAGCGGCCCCAGAAACAGGGGCCAAGTAAAGAGACGCCCCGAGCTTGATGTGGTCACCGGAGTCTTTTGTCGCGAGACGCGTTTCACCGCCCGGCTGAGCTGGTCTCTGGGCCTCCTTGGGGGGAGGATCCCGTAGGGGTTGCACACCCCCCGGTAATGTGGGACAACCCCCCAGGACCAGCGCCTGGCCCCTGCCGGGGGTGCATGGGGTGGGTCTCAGTGCAGCCGTGTGACCCCTGTGGGCAGCTCCCCTCCGGGCGCGGGGCGCAGcgtgggcagggcaagggtggggcgggccgtggggctgggggtgggggacacacatggcgggggcggggctgggggtggggccatgggataggggtgggggggacacagggctgcgggggggtcGGCCAGGGCTGGCTGGATGCTAGGGAGGTGGGTGGTGACATCACACATGATGTGATGATGTCACACCCAGCCCTGCTGACATCACAGCCCCAGGCAGTGACATCACGGCCACGCCAGGCACAGGGGGGGATGTCACCCTGCTCCCCGGTGACATCACAGTGATCTCTCATGCGAGGTGTGACGTCATCATGGCACGTGGAGAGCTGCTTGGTGACGTGGTGCTGACCAAGTGACGTCAGAGATTCCATCGATGACGCCAGATCCATTGGCGACGTTGGGCGGGGCTCGCACGGTGGCCACTCTGCCGTAAAGCGGACCCGGCGGGCGTCGCAAAAGGGGTATTCGACCCGCTGCCGCAAAGCAAGGGCAGAGCACGTCGCCATAGGGATGGCGGCCGCGCCGCCGTAAAGCGACATCGCCTTGTGTGTCGTAAAGCCACTGGTCGCTGTAGAGCGAAGGGCCGGGGGTCGAGAGGGCGAGCGCGGAATCCGCCACACCGCCGTAAAGCGCGACGCGGGTGGCTGCCGTAAAACGGCCAGCCGCGAGGGCTGAGCGTAGCCGTAAAGCGTCgccgtcccgtcccgtcccccccagcgCGCGCACACAAAGTGCCTTCTCCCTCGCCGTCAAGCGAGGTCGGGGGCCCAACGGGGTGTCGCAAAAACGCCTCGCCATCCCCCCGCGCGCGCGGCGGTCGGCTTTTGCGACAGTGTCGCGCGGTGCTGGGGGACGGATGGCGACGGCGACGGCGCTGGCGGGGTCCGGGGTCCGGGTCGGGCCCGCGGGGGGGTCCCCGGACTGGGCGGGGCGGCCGCTGAGCACCggggtgagcggggggggggcccggggggggattcagggggggaggggcccgggggggcTCGGGGGACTCAGGCCCCCCCGCAGTGTCGGactcacccccccctccctcccctccccccccagacaaCCATCATCGCGGTGGAGTTCGACGGGGGGGTCGTGATCGGCGCCGACTCGCGGACAACGACCGGGTGagcggggggggcacagggggcgggggggttggggggagcagggggcgggggggttgggggaagcggggggcgggggttgggggaagcggggggcgggggggttggggagcggggggcggggggcgggggggttggggggagcagggggcgggggttggggagtgggcggaggggttggggggagcagggggcgggggttggggagtgggcgggggggttggggagcggggggttggggggagcggggggcgggggggttggggggagcggggggttggggggagcagggggcgggggttggggggcgagcagggggcgggggggttggggagcggggggcgggggggttggggggagcagggggcgggggttggggagtgggcggaggggttggggggagcagggggcgggggttggggagtgggcgggggggttggggagcggggggcgggggggttggggggagcagggggttggggggagcagggggcgggggttggggggcgagcagggggcgggggggttggggagcggggggcgggggggttgggggtagcagggggcgggggttggggagcgggggggcgggggggttggggggagcagggggttggggagctgggggcgggggggttggggggagcagggggcgggggttgggggaagcagggggcgggggggttggggagcggggggttgggggaagcagggggcgggggggttggggagcggggggttgggggcagcagggggcgggggttggggagcgagcagggggcgggggggttggggggttggggggggcgggggttggggagcggggggcgggggggttgggggaagcagggggcgggggggttggggggagcggggggcgggggggttggggagcggggggttggggggagcagggggcgggggttggggagtgggcggggggttggggggagcagggggttggggggagcagggggcgggggttggggggcgagcagggggcgggggggttggggagcggggggttggggggagcgggggttggggagcggggggcgggggggttggggggagcagggggcgggggttgggggaagcagggggcgggggggttggggggagcagggggcgggggggttggggagcggggggttggggggagcagggggcgggggggttggggagtgggcgggggggttggggagcggggggttggggggagcggggggcgggggggttggggggagcagggggttggggggagcagggggcgggggttggggggcgagcagggggcgggggggttggggggagcggggggcgggggttggggagcgggggggttggggggagcggggggcgggggttgggggaagcagggggcgggggggttggggagcgggggattggggggagcggggggcgggggttggggagtgggcgggggggttggggagcggggggttggggggagcggggggcgggggggttggggggagcggggggttggggggagcggggggcgggggggttggggggagcagggggttggggggagcggggggcgggggttggggggagcggggggcgggggttggggagcggggggcggggggttggggggagcagggggcgggggttggggagcggggggcgggggggttggggggagcagggggcgggggttgggggaagcagggggcgggggggttggggggagcagggggcgggggggttggggagcggggggttgggggcgagcagggggcgggggggttggggagcggggggttgggggcgagcaggggccgggggggttggggagtgggcggggggcaggggttgaggagggggcgggggggttgggggcgagcagggggcgggggggttggggagagcaggggtttggggggagcagggggcgggggttggggagtgggcgggggggttggggggagcagggggcggggggttggggggagcggggggcggggggggttggggggagcagggggcgggggttgggggaagcagggggcgggggggttggggagcggggggttgggggcgagcagggggcgggggggttggggggagcagggggttggggggagcagggggcgggggttggggagtgggcgggggggttggggagagcagggggcgggggttagggggagcggggggcgggggggttggggagcggggggttgggggcgagcagggggcgggggggttggggagcagggggcgggggttggggagtgggcgggggggttggggagtggggggttggggggagcggggggcgggggggttggggagtggggggttggggggagcggggagcggggggttggggggagcagggggcgggggttgggggaagcagggggcgggggggttggggagcggggggttgggggcgagcagggggcgggggggttggggagcggggggttggggggagcagggggcgggggttggggagtgggcgggagcagggggcgggggttggggagtgggcggggggcaggggttgaggagggggcgggggggttggggagagcagggggttggggggagcagggggcgggggttggggagtgggcggggggcaggggttgaggagggggcgggggggttgggggcgagcagggggcgggggttggggagtgggcggaggggttgggggaagcagggggcgggggggttggggagtgggcgggggggttggggagcggggggttgggggcgagcagggggcgggggttggggagtgggcggAGGGGTTGGGggcgagcagggggcgggggttgggggtagcagggggcgggggttggggagtgggcaggggggttggggggagcagggggcgggggttggggagtgggcggaggggttggggggagcagggggcgggggttggggagtgggcgggggggtTGTGTGCCAGGGGgcgggccagggggttggggtgagctggcagggtttgggggcacATGCTGGTCCCTGTGGGCCCCCCCGTGGATGGATCAGTCTCATGCCCGGACTAGCCCCCGGCGGTCACAAGGGGACTCGGTGGGGGGGAATGTGCATGTGCCgctgtgttattgtagggtctcccgGGCGCCccgggttgttattgtagggccaGCAGGTGAGGGGCGGGCGATCTCCCATCCGCGGCTGTATCTCCCTGTCTGGAGGGTAGGGGGCTGTGTTATGGTAGGGTCTCTGGGGGGGCTGTGTCTGGGTAGGGGCTTcgggggcggggctcagggggAAGCTGATGGTCCGcctccgccccccgcagctcctacgTGGCTAATCGAGTGACGGACAAACTGACGCCCATCCACGAGCGCATCTTCTGCTGCCGCTCCGGCTCCGCCGCCGACACCCAGGCCATCGCCGACGCCGTGGCCTATCAGCTGGGCTTCCACAGGTACCGCCCCCTGGGccactagccccgccccctgggggACCCGTTTCCCGCCCCTAAGGCCCATCACCGACGCCGTGGCCTATCAGCTGGGCTTCCACAGGTACCGCCCCCTGGGccactagccccgccccctgggccctagccccgcccctaaGGCCCATCACCGATGCCATGGCCTATCAGCTGGGCTTCCACAGGTACCGCCCCCTGGGccactagccccgccccctgggggACCCGTTCCCCGCCCCTAAGGCCCATCACCGACGCCGTGGCCTATCAGCTGGGCTTCCACAGGTACCGCCCCCTGGGccactagccccgccccctgggccctagccccgcccctaaGGCCCATCACCGATGCCATGGCCTATCAGCTGGGCTTCCACAGGTACCGCCCCCTGGGCCGCCAGAcccgttcccccctccccaggcccatcGCCAACACCGCGGCCTATCAGCTGGGCTTCAACAGGAaccggccccgcccccctggtTTCCTGggtccattccccaccccctgccccattctctgcccccctgagccagccagcccctgccctggggccgggtgggggcGGGACGGCCCCTGACCCcgcttccctgccccacagcatggAGCTGGATGGGCCGCCCCTGGTGCACACGGCCGCCAGCCTCTTCAAGGAGATGTGTTACCGCTACCGCGAGGACCTCATGGCCGGCATCATCGTCGCCGGCTGGGACAGGCGcaagggggggcaggtgagcgGGGTACTGGGGCAAAGTCACTGGGGGCGCTGCGGAGCCAGGGCTGGCCCCGGTGCCCCATAGTGCTTCCCTTCCACATCCTTCAATCTCTGCCCCCATAGCTTGACCCTGAGACGTGGGGTCTTTCAGTCCCTGTCCCTGTCCAGCGTCTGAcacagtcaccccgtcccagaggtggctgcatctcagcgctgggcgaggggtccctgggtaaccggccgccccgccccagaggtggctgcgtctcagcgccgggcgaggggtccccgtgtaaCTGGCcgtcccgccccagaggtgggcaCGTCTCATGGCCGGGCGAAGGGTCCCCGTgtaaccagccgccccgccccagaggtggctgcgtctcagcgccgggcgaggggtccccgtgtaaccggccgtcccgccccagaggtgggcaCGTCTCATGGCCGGGCGAAGGGTCCCCGTgtaaccagccgccccgccccagaggttggcgcatctcagcgccgggcgaggggtccctgggtaaccggccgccccgccccagaggtggctgcgtctcagcgccgggcgaggggtccctgggtaaccggccgccccgccccagaggtggctgcgtctcagcgccgggcgaggggtccctggggaaCCGGccaccccgccccagaggtgggcgcgtctcagcgccgggcgaggggttcCCGtgtaaccggccgccccgccccagaggtggctgcgtctcagcgccgggcgagggatCCCTGGggaaccggccgccccgccccagaggtggctgcgtctcagcgccgggcgaggggtccctggggaaCCGGccaccccgccccagaggtgggcgcgtcttcgggcgaggggtccccgcgTAACCGGCCGCCCTGCCCCAGAAGTGGGCGCGTCTCAGGGCCGGCCGTGCTCTCTGGCTCTCTGCCCCAGGTGTTCTCGGTGCCCATGGGCGGGATGATGGTTCGCCAGCCCTTCTCGGTGGGCGGCTCGGGCAGCTCCTACATCTACGGCTTCGTCGACGCCTCCTACAAGCCGGGCATGGGCCAGGAGGAGTGTCTGAGCTTCACGGCCAACGGTaacgtcctgtcccccggctcctcccgccccccggcgCTGCTGGGTGGCCTCCCCGGTGGagggatgggacccaggagtccgggctgcgcccctcccccctgACAACGCTCTCCTCTCCCCTTGCAGCGCTGGCGCTGGCCATGGAGCGGGACGGCTCCAGCGGCGGGGTGATCCGGCTGGCCGCTATCACGGAGCAGGGCGTGGAGCGCCAGGTCGTCCTGGGCAACCAGCTGCCGCGGTTCTCCTCCGCCTGAGGGGGCCCCCACCCCGACATCCCCCCGCGCCACAGACGGATTAAACTATCAGAACCCACACCCGGCCTCTGTCATttcagcaggactcctgggttctctccccagcgctgggaggggagtgggggctggtgggttagagcagggtggccgggagccaggactcctgggttctctccccggctctgggaggggagtgggggctggtgggttagagcaggggggctggaagccaggactcctgggttctcttcccggctctgggaggggagtgggggctggtgggttagagcaggggggctgggagccaggactcctgggttctcaccccggctctgggaggggagtgggggctgggggatcgGAGCGGGCtggggattgggagccaggactcctgggttctctccccggctctgggagggcggagggctgggagccaggactcctgggttcctctgGGGCAGGCCATTCCCTGTAACTGTGGGGCAGGGCTACAGGCTGGGGGgccgagggggaggggggactggggctgccctgctggtTCCCCTGCAGcactgggctgagcaaacaggggctgggctgggtggggggggggggttggacccGCCCAGGCCCTGCTGGGTGTAacgcagggagctgctgctggtgctggcgTCACCCTTATCGCCTCTGGCTCTGTGTGCGGGCTGGGCCGGGTGCCAGGACGGGGGCTGTTCCCAGGGGACCtgtatccttccccccccccccccccctcagacaCCAAACCCTACTGAGTTCTCAACCCTCCTTTATGGAAATGCTgcaatccccccacacacactcgcAACACCCCTGGCAGGAGccaccccacaaccccccccccagagtccaCCCCCATAGCGCCCCCAGGCGAGTGTTCTCAGTGGGGGGGAGGAATCCTACGCGCCAACTTGGGTGGGGTCCAGGCCGGCTGGTGctgggggtcccagccccccgtCAGCTAGTGGAGTCGATGCCGTGGGAAGCTGGCAGGCGCCGTGGGGCGGCCCCCCGTCAGCCAGTGGGGGCAAGGCCGTGAGGGGCGGGCGGGCGCTGTGGGGCGGCCCCCCCTCAGCCGGTGGAGTCGATGGCCGTGGGAAGCTGGCAGGCGCTGTGGGGCGGCCCCCCCTCAGCCGGTGGGAGCAAGGCCGTGAGGGACGGGCGGGCGCCGTGGGGCGGCCCCCCGTCAGCCGGTGGAGTCGATGGCCGTGGTGGTGGAGTCCAGCTGGTGGCGGAAGGAGACTCGTGCCTTCCCGCTGAAGAAGGCCCCGTCCGGCTCGCTGCTGGTGGAGGGCGTGGGGAACCGGGGGCCCCTCCATGGGGTGGGCGCgggcagctggggggcagagaaggggggagTGTGAGCTGAGAACAGGAGGGCTCAGGGAATGGGGCCCGAATGGGAAAgatggtgcaggggtgggggatcagGCAAGATGgcggggctctggggaggggaatgaggagagcatgtgggggcagggcagatctGTTGGGGACACCCATGgaaaggaaggggggtggatcTGGGGGGTTGCAGGGgtggacagggaagaggagatggggggcagagTAGATTTTTGGGGGTGCCCATTGCAGGGGTATGGGGGGTGGATCTGGGGGGTAGGAGGGATGTAGGTGGGGACAGTGAGGGGaacgggggcagggaggaggaggtgggggtaggAGGGATCTGGGGGTGCTCTCACCTGGGGGGCTGGAGCCCCCTTTCCTGCGGCGTTTCCTGCGCCCGGCCCAGGAGAAGCACCGCAGAAACCTTGCCCCCATCCTGCCGGGGGcctgtggggcagagcaggggatcaGGCAGGGCCCTGAGGGGGGGCCTGGGGTCTCCGCCCCCATGTCAGTGGGGTGGGAGCTGACACCCTCTCCCTGGCCGCATGGCCCCATAACAGCCAGGCTGGGAGACCAGAGCGTCCCCTAGTCAGTGGGGCACAGACCCACTGCACCCCCCAgacctcccccccagcaccaggaTCCCCTGTTTTCCCCCCTCCTGAGATCTTTGCCCAGAGccgcccccccactgcacccct
This genomic window contains:
- the C15H17orf114 gene encoding LOW QUALITY PROTEIN: uncharacterized protein C17orf114 homolog (The sequence of the model RefSeq protein was modified relative to this genomic sequence to represent the inferred CDS: inserted 2 bases in 1 codon), whose translation is MGARFLRCFSWAGRRKRRRKGGSSPPAARAHPMEGPPVPHXPSTSSEPDGAFFSGKARVSFRHQLDSTTTAIDSTG
- the GLTPD2 gene encoding glycolipid transfer protein domain-containing protein 2 isoform X1, which gives rise to MGPKRVLLPVVAFLGLLFLAGLRLPELQLSACVRGGRPCAWLGGREEMAPREQDGKPPLLGSRLPLPRHGTLPPPRAPRCPGQGFQIGRLLAAFRGCVTPEGEILLQQYLAGWKELIKLIDALGAAFGLLARETQTKMAILEGHRSGPHAPHYHTLQAMVAFELRRGRVGLRVLPPDQPPSGSRTLLRLHRALKWLELFLGKLGRSGVEEDPSQLCAEAYQAALARYHGWWVRQAAELAFLALPSRRELYGLVCAEGEKEARAMLLDAVGTIARVYNITQQLYATHGLLELP
- the GLTPD2 gene encoding glycolipid transfer protein domain-containing protein 2 isoform X3, which encodes MAPREQDGKPPLLGSRLPLPRHGTLPPPRAPRCPGQGFQIGRLLAAFRGCVTPEGEILLQQYLAGWKELIKLIDALGAAFGLLARETQTKMAILEGHRSGPHAPHYHTLQAMVAFELRRGRVGLRVLPPDQPPSGSRTLLRLHRALKWLELFLGKLGRSGVEEDPSQLCAEAYQAALARYHGWWVRQAAELAFLALPSRRELYGLVCAEGEKEARAMLLDAVGTIARVYNITQQLYATHGLLELP
- the GLTPD2 gene encoding glycolipid transfer protein domain-containing protein 2 isoform X2, which encodes MGPKRVLLPVVAFLGLLFLAGLRLQLQLSACVRGGRPCAWLGGREEMAPREQDGKPPLLGSRLPLPRHGTLPPPRAPRCPGQGFQIGRLLAAFRGCVTPEGEILLQQYLAGWKELIKLIDALGAAFGLLARETQTKMAILEGHRSGPHAPHYHTLQAMVAFELRRGRVGLRVLPPDQPPSGSRTLLRLHRALKWLELFLGKLGRSGVEEDPSQLCAEAYQAALARYHGWWVRQAAELAFLALPSRRELYGLVCAEGEKEARAMLLDAVGTIARVYNITQQLYATHGLLELP
- the PSMB6 gene encoding proteasome subunit beta type-6, producing the protein MATATALAGSGVRVGPAGGSPDWAGRPLSTGTTIIAVEFDGGVVIGADSRTTTGSYVANRVTDKLTPIHERIFCCRSGSAADTQAIADAVAYQLGFHSMELDGPPLVHTAASLFKEMCYRYREDLMAGIIVAGWDRRKGGQVFSVPMGGMMVRQPFSVGGSGSSYIYGFVDASYKPGMGQEECLSFTANALALAMERDGSSGGVIRLAAITEQGVERQVVLGNQLPRFSSA